The Thomasclavelia ramosa DSM 1402 genome includes a region encoding these proteins:
- a CDS encoding CarD family transcriptional regulator: MYKIGDTVLYGREGVCKIKDIVTRKLNNIDKQYYFLTPLDDHITILVPTDNEEALSKMRKVLSKKDIYELIKTMPDNETIWINDKNIRKQKYNDIINHGNHEQLVKLTKTLYLNKQKQEKAGKKFHVQDQHFLQTAEKMLYDEFCHTLNLKPEQILPFILETLKEN, translated from the coding sequence ATGTACAAAATTGGCGATACCGTTTTATATGGACGTGAAGGTGTTTGTAAGATCAAGGATATTGTTACTCGCAAACTTAACAATATCGATAAGCAATATTATTTTTTAACCCCATTGGATGATCATATAACTATTCTTGTCCCAACAGATAATGAAGAAGCTTTATCAAAAATGCGAAAAGTATTATCTAAGAAAGATATTTATGAATTAATTAAGACGATGCCAGATAATGAAACAATCTGGATCAATGATAAAAATATTCGAAAACAAAAATATAATGATATTATTAATCATGGGAATCATGAACAATTAGTTAAATTGACCAAAACTTTGTATTTAAATAAACAAAAACAAGAAAAAGCCGGAAAAAAATTTCATGTTCAAGATCAGCATTTTTTACAAACCGCAGAAAAAATGCTTTATGATGAATTTTGTCATACACTCAATTTAAAGCCAGAACAAATTTTACCATTTATTTTAGAAACTTTGAAAGAAAATTAA
- a CDS encoding GNAT family N-acetyltransferase, protein MENLETQRLIIRELEIKDAMRLSEYRDKREVAFYQSWWRYPYQKALKRVEYCVKHPFDGSRGNYQLGVVLKENNILIGDYFLEVLESNSITIGYTFDSDYWQHGYAIESMRALLLELKNRYNFKIVFAHVYDDNIRSIRLLKNLGFVQYETSKIMGDIGFKLRL, encoded by the coding sequence ATGGAAAATCTAGAAACACAACGCTTGATAATTAGAGAGTTGGAAATAAAAGATGCTATGCGTTTGAGTGAATATCGTGATAAAAGGGAAGTTGCTTTCTATCAATCATGGTGGCGGTACCCTTACCAGAAAGCCTTAAAAAGAGTAGAGTATTGTGTTAAACATCCTTTTGATGGAAGTCGTGGTAATTATCAATTAGGTGTAGTATTAAAAGAAAATAATATTTTGATAGGTGATTATTTTTTAGAGGTCTTAGAATCTAATTCTATTACGATCGGTTATACTTTTGATAGTGATTATTGGCAACATGGCTATGCAATTGAATCGATGCGAGCACTTTTATTGGAGTTAAAAAATAGATATAATTTTAAAATTGTTTTTGCTCATGTTTATGATGACAACATAAGATCTATTCGTTTGCTTAAAAATCTTGGATTTGTTCAATATGAAACATCTAAGATCATGGGGGATATTGGATTTAAATTAAGATTATAA
- a CDS encoding PP2C family serine/threonine-protein phosphatase gives MDLTVAKTKTKIKNTGMTYVSIFGLTLLLGLVKIYDTSLCFVLPMLVVSFMCGYRHIIMYMTALLLVSYISYDNYMLLLVSITSVIIMQVMMYLKFVKSKYLALVVTLVSLLFLYIYQYNYIEVLVILSFTLLHSLLYLEVVPLFIHNTIEVYTNKRMMILSTMIMLAIISLVELNQVYMMILLRFYLLLSVYYLGINSTMPTILYISIILMFINPLLKEEILSLILPFSIFFMYKPENKLVCSTVYLVSHLVLPFFITYDYYYHSFIIVVSATLFLFVPTFKHKPKLLSDDFKNITSRNKLIQRATTFASLFKQLTDIFQEANRNVNVGEFVGYVYEDVCSKCPSRDLCFYRDGSVSRLGKLINKGFKTNYTKEDINYINSNCISPNRFLKSISEYKDSYEKIKRVNQENSHLKKDLFYEFSLLSEVFDNFSNSLEQTPLNDDSLKEHLLGYQFNITYLYRHQIGNNVYTLELGLMDISEEEVVNELVPIVESYLNETLEIVSLKDSMHHLGYTSLVLKHQQNYSLQYGFQQYALEPLNCGDSFSAFHQDNLHYLALSDGMGQGKMAANESKLTLEVLSKLILNGIGLKDTIDSINALLKIKNRNDMFTTLDLCNINLANARMKLIKYGANPSYHIRSGMVEKIATNSLPVGVVSKLKMVSYEMPLKNNDLIIMSSDGTGNDFEQIVNDNVHLYCDQHPQEIATFLMDQVLEKNNLDDISIIVIKVVNN, from the coding sequence ATGGATTTGACAGTAGCAAAAACAAAAACAAAAATAAAGAATACTGGAATGACTTATGTTTCAATCTTTGGATTAACCCTCCTTCTAGGTTTAGTAAAAATATATGACACATCACTGTGTTTTGTTCTCCCCATGCTAGTAGTATCATTTATGTGCGGCTATCGACATATCATTATGTACATGACCGCTTTATTATTGGTATCATACATATCTTATGATAACTATATGCTATTATTAGTTTCGATTACTAGCGTGATAATTATGCAAGTGATGATGTACTTAAAATTTGTCAAAAGTAAGTATTTAGCCCTAGTAGTTACTTTGGTAAGTTTACTCTTTCTTTACATTTATCAATATAATTATATTGAAGTATTAGTTATATTATCCTTTACACTATTACATAGTCTACTGTACCTAGAAGTAGTGCCTCTCTTTATCCATAACACGATTGAAGTATATACCAATAAACGGATGATGATTCTTTCAACAATGATAATGTTAGCCATCATTTCATTAGTTGAGCTCAATCAAGTCTATATGATGATATTACTAAGGTTCTATTTATTACTAAGTGTCTATTATTTAGGAATTAATAGTACCATGCCTACGATTCTATATATATCAATCATATTAATGTTTATTAATCCCTTATTAAAAGAGGAAATACTATCATTAATCCTTCCTTTTAGTATTTTCTTTATGTATAAGCCGGAAAATAAATTAGTCTGTTCAACCGTTTATCTTGTAAGTCATCTAGTTCTCCCTTTCTTTATTACATATGATTATTACTATCATAGTTTTATTATTGTAGTAAGCGCAACGTTGTTTTTATTTGTACCTACCTTTAAACATAAGCCTAAATTACTTAGTGATGATTTTAAAAATATCACAAGTCGAAACAAATTAATTCAACGTGCTACCACATTCGCCTCTTTATTTAAACAATTAACAGATATCTTTCAAGAAGCAAATCGTAATGTAAATGTCGGTGAGTTTGTTGGCTATGTTTATGAGGATGTATGTTCCAAATGTCCTAGTCGGGATTTATGTTTTTATCGTGATGGGAGTGTAAGTCGATTAGGAAAATTGATTAATAAAGGATTTAAGACTAACTACACAAAAGAAGATATTAACTATATTAATAGTAATTGCATTAGTCCAAATCGCTTCTTAAAGAGTATCAGTGAATATAAGGATAGTTATGAAAAGATAAAAAGAGTTAATCAGGAAAATTCGCATTTAAAGAAAGATTTGTTTTATGAATTTTCGTTATTGAGTGAGGTGTTTGATAATTTTAGCAATTCTTTAGAACAAACGCCATTAAATGATGATAGTTTAAAAGAGCATTTATTAGGCTATCAATTTAATATTACATATTTATACCGTCATCAAATCGGTAATAATGTTTATACTTTAGAATTAGGATTAATGGATATTAGTGAGGAGGAGGTTGTTAATGAACTAGTTCCAATAGTAGAGTCATATTTAAATGAAACATTAGAAATAGTTTCTCTAAAGGATTCAATGCATCATCTTGGTTACACGTCATTAGTTTTAAAACATCAACAAAATTATTCATTGCAGTATGGTTTTCAGCAATATGCTTTAGAGCCTCTTAATTGTGGTGATTCGTTTAGCGCGTTCCATCAAGATAATCTTCATTATTTAGCATTGAGTGATGGAATGGGTCAAGGCAAGATGGCTGCTAATGAAAGTAAGTTGACATTAGAAGTACTATCAAAATTAATTTTAAATGGAATTGGATTAAAAGATACAATTGATTCAATTAATGCTTTATTAAAAATAAAAAATCGTAACGACATGTTTACGACTTTAGATCTATGTAATATTAATCTTGCTAATGCCCGAATGAAGTTAATCAAATATGGTGCTAATCCAAGTTATCATATTCGTAGTGGAATGGTTGAAAAAATTGCAACTAATTCATTACCAGTTGGAGTTGTTTCTAAATTAAAAATGGTTAGTTATGAGATGCCGCTAAAAAATAATGATTTAATTATTATGTCAAGTGATGGCACAGGAAATGATTTTGAACAGATCGTTAATGATAATGTTCACTTATATTGTGATCAGCACCCACAAGAAATAGCTACTTTTTTAATGGATCAAGTATTAGAGAAAAATAATTTAGATGATATAAGTATTATAGTTATTAAAGTGGTAAATAATTAA
- a CDS encoding 6-phospho-beta-glucosidase, whose amino-acid sequence MAFSKDFLWGGATAANQCEGGYNEGGRGLANVDVVPHGKDRFPVCLGMKEMLDFEEGYYYPAQVGIDFYHHYQEDIKLFAEMGFKTFRLSIGWTRIFPNGDENEPNEEGLKFYENVFNECHKYGIEPLVTITHFDMPIHLIKKYGGWKNRELIEMYKKLVTVLFTRYKGLVKYWLTFNEINMILHMPFMGAGLMFKEGEDQKEAKYIAAHNELVASAWATKIAHEIDSNNMVGCMLAGGEYYAYSCHPADVWASINKNRENIMFIDVQARGYYPNYALKMFEREGINIGITTEDKEILKNNPVDFISFSYYSSRCISTQGNVEKTSGNAFEGTKNPYLKTSEWGWAIDPLGLRITLNTLYDRYQKPLFIVENGLGAKDTIGADGSVNDDYRIEYLREHIIEMDKAINEDGVELLGYTPWGCIDLVSASTGEMSKRYGFIYVDRDDQGNGSLKRSKKKSFAWYKKVIASNGTDLD is encoded by the coding sequence ATGGCTTTTTCAAAAGATTTTTTATGGGGTGGAGCAACTGCTGCTAACCAATGTGAAGGTGGATATAATGAAGGGGGACGTGGTCTTGCTAATGTTGATGTAGTACCTCATGGTAAAGACCGTTTTCCTGTTTGCTTAGGAATGAAAGAAATGCTAGATTTTGAAGAGGGATACTATTATCCCGCTCAAGTTGGAATTGATTTTTATCATCATTATCAAGAAGACATTAAACTATTTGCTGAAATGGGGTTTAAAACATTTAGACTATCGATAGGGTGGACTCGTATTTTTCCTAACGGTGATGAAAATGAACCGAATGAAGAAGGCCTAAAGTTTTATGAAAATGTTTTTAATGAATGTCATAAATATGGAATAGAGCCCTTAGTAACGATTACTCATTTTGATATGCCTATTCATTTAATTAAGAAGTACGGCGGATGGAAAAATCGTGAATTAATTGAAATGTATAAAAAATTAGTTACTGTTCTTTTTACAAGATATAAAGGTCTAGTAAAATATTGGTTAACTTTTAATGAAATCAATATGATCTTACATATGCCATTTATGGGGGCAGGACTGATGTTTAAAGAAGGCGAAGATCAAAAAGAAGCTAAATATATTGCGGCTCATAATGAATTAGTAGCAAGCGCTTGGGCTACCAAGATTGCTCATGAAATTGATTCTAATAATATGGTAGGATGTATGCTGGCTGGAGGCGAATATTATGCATATAGTTGCCATCCTGCAGATGTTTGGGCTTCTATTAATAAAAATCGGGAAAATATAATGTTTATTGATGTTCAAGCACGTGGATATTATCCAAACTATGCTTTAAAAATGTTTGAACGTGAAGGTATCAATATTGGTATTACCACAGAAGATAAAGAAATTTTAAAGAATAATCCAGTTGACTTTATTTCTTTTAGTTATTATTCATCACGTTGTATTTCAACACAAGGAAATGTTGAAAAAACTTCTGGAAATGCTTTTGAGGGAACTAAAAACCCATATTTAAAAACTAGTGAATGGGGTTGGGCAATCGATCCGTTAGGATTAAGAATCACATTAAATACTTTATATGATCGTTATCAAAAACCACTATTTATCGTTGAAAATGGTCTTGGTGCCAAAGATACAATTGGAGCTGATGGTTCAGTAAATGATGATTATCGAATTGAATATTTAAGAGAACATATAATAGAGATGGATAAGGCAATTAATGAAGATGGAGTTGAATTATTAGGCTATACACCTTGGGGATGTATTGATTTAGTGTCTGCTTCAACTGGTGAAATGTCAAAACGCTATGGATTTATCTATGTTGATCGAGATGATCAAGGGAACGGTTCATTAAAACGTTCAAAGAAAAAAAGTTTTGCCTGGTATAAAAAAGTTATTGCTTCAAATGGAACTGATTTAGATTAA
- a CDS encoding ABC transporter ATP-binding protein/permease — MINKRLVSYLKEDKKYIYLQVLMQWLALIGQVVIIAIIANMINELYQGHQVNNFSIKVIIIIVLILIKGYFGKLVSSFSFKAAKNIKGKLRCDIYQKVLLLNNHYSDVISTASLTQLMSEGVEQLEIYFGKYLPQFFYSMLAPLTLFIILGRVEFKAALVLFVCVPLIPVSIVLVQKFAKRLLNKYWGLYGNLAERFLDNVRGLTTLKGYQGDQAKHLEMNEEAQRFRNITMKVLVMQLNSISIMDLVAYGGAALGIIISLYSYQGGAIDLGQTFMMIMLSAEFFIPLRLLGSFFHIAMNGNAASEKIFRLLDTPVNDHKELEITEIEKIEITRLSFGYDEEIVLKDVSLEIDEPGIYGVVGSSGSGKSTIAKLLMGYYDNYQGVLSYNGNQVNQVKHQSLMKQITMVEHNPYIFAGTVRSNLSDGNDNCDDSIMIEVLKKVNLWNYFDGVNGLDSEIEERGNNLSGGQKQRLSIARALLHDTSVYIFDEATSNIDIESEEIIMKVIEQMRDEKIVILISHRLASVENCKCNYVFSQGRLIGWGNHKELMRNNPEYIELVNTQKEIENYGGQANAKTE, encoded by the coding sequence ATGATTAATAAAAGATTAGTTAGTTATTTAAAAGAGGATAAAAAATATATTTATTTACAAGTTTTGATGCAGTGGCTGGCATTGATTGGTCAAGTAGTAATTATTGCAATTATAGCTAATATGATCAATGAACTTTACCAGGGGCATCAAGTAAATAATTTTAGTATTAAAGTCATAATCATAATTGTATTAATTTTGATTAAAGGTTATTTTGGTAAATTAGTATCATCTTTTTCTTTTAAAGCTGCAAAAAATATTAAAGGAAAATTAAGATGTGATATTTATCAGAAAGTATTATTATTAAATAATCATTATAGTGATGTAATCAGTACGGCTTCATTAACGCAATTAATGAGCGAAGGAGTTGAACAATTAGAGATTTATTTTGGTAAATATTTGCCACAATTTTTCTATAGTATGTTAGCACCACTGACACTGTTCATTATTTTGGGACGAGTAGAATTCAAAGCAGCCCTAGTATTGTTTGTTTGTGTTCCTTTAATTCCGGTATCGATCGTCTTAGTTCAAAAGTTTGCTAAAAGATTATTAAATAAGTATTGGGGTCTTTACGGGAATCTTGCTGAACGCTTTTTAGATAATGTTCGCGGCTTGACAACATTGAAAGGGTATCAAGGGGATCAAGCTAAACATCTTGAAATGAATGAAGAAGCACAACGATTTAGAAATATTACGATGAAGGTTTTGGTAATGCAGCTAAATTCTATCAGCATTATGGATCTTGTTGCTTATGGTGGTGCAGCACTAGGAATTATTATTTCACTATACAGTTATCAAGGTGGAGCAATTGATTTAGGGCAAACATTTATGATGATCATGTTATCAGCAGAGTTTTTCATTCCGTTAAGACTGCTAGGATCATTTTTCCATATCGCTATGAATGGTAATGCCGCAAGTGAGAAAATTTTTAGGTTATTAGATACACCGGTAAATGATCATAAAGAATTAGAAATTACTGAGATTGAAAAAATTGAAATTACTAGACTGTCGTTTGGATATGATGAAGAAATAGTATTGAAGGATGTTAGTTTAGAAATTGATGAACCTGGTATTTATGGTGTGGTTGGAAGCTCAGGGAGTGGTAAAAGTACGATTGCTAAATTATTAATGGGTTATTATGATAATTATCAAGGTGTTTTAAGCTACAATGGAAATCAAGTCAATCAAGTCAAACATCAAAGTTTAATGAAACAAATAACAATGGTTGAACATAATCCTTATATTTTTGCAGGAACTGTCCGCAGTAACTTAAGTGATGGGAATGATAACTGTGATGATAGTATAATGATTGAGGTATTAAAGAAAGTTAATTTATGGAATTATTTTGATGGAGTTAATGGTTTGGATAGTGAAATTGAAGAGCGTGGAAATAATTTGTCTGGTGGACAAAAACAACGTTTAAGTATTGCCCGAGCATTATTGCATGATACTAGTGTTTATATTTTTGATGAAGCGACATCTAATATTGATATTGAAAGTGAAGAAATAATTATGAAAGTAATTGAGCAGATGCGTGATGAAAAAATTGTTATTTTAATTTCACATCGTTTAGCAAGTGTCGAAAATTGTAAATGTAACTATGTCTTTAGTCAAGGGAGATTAATTGGCTGGGGAAATCATAAAGAATTGATGAGAAATAATCCAGAATATATAGAGTTAGTTAATACCCAAAAAGAAATTGAGAATTATGGAGGCCAGGCAAATGCAAAAACGGAGTAA
- a CDS encoding nitrous oxide-stimulated promoter family protein yields MTIDQEKELISIMIKIYEDGNKVDLSDLKNYAFKRIEFCPRKEEKTFCSSCPIHCYQKTYRQQIREVMKYSGKRIIFKHPIIAFKHVINTLKYKIMS; encoded by the coding sequence ATGACGATTGATCAAGAAAAAGAATTAATTAGTATAATGATTAAAATCTATGAAGATGGTAATAAAGTCGATTTAAGTGATTTAAAAAATTATGCTTTTAAGCGAATTGAATTTTGCCCTCGTAAAGAGGAAAAGACATTTTGTTCATCATGCCCGATTCATTGCTATCAAAAAACATATCGGCAGCAAATTCGAGAAGTTATGAAATATTCAGGAAAAAGAATTATCTTCAAACATCCAATCATTGCCTTCAAACATGTAATAAATACGCTAAAATATAAAATAATGAGCTAA
- a CDS encoding prolyl oligopeptidase family serine peptidase: MKRLKRLLAMVVSFALVATTYCTPLFAVDAPDTYSCQLYGEVTDAGEVVSKMVIDYGAAKKVTGVGLDTFTVHAKASTEDIRQGTQDTSYGDYDLDRKIVKVEVEGQYVNIYFNQSEGATLAYLSSGRNYPAELTYTVTQNKPVTLTAADGTVINDSYTGNYTCDNTVINAETAKFESVKVKDGINYQYYDAGSADSLIVWFHGNGEGDYLSSGNNVAQMLANRGTVAWATDETQNIFGGAHVMAFQAPDTWYYAQNDGLLEKAYNEINEVIKAKNIDPDKVFVSGCSAGGYMTTRMLIAYPDLFAAAMINCPALDVADARGGETPTDAELASIKNSDTAIWLVQGKTDSSVKPEDCSIRLFNALTDGQELITSEHKQDLNSDFTTSETKDGKYKLSLYETVAVTDPSTGASSNKLEFAEDYDQDGVATLVQYSDHWSWIYTLNNNPKDAKGVSIMNWAAEYGKTAEQPTPAPVPETPADTPKTSVKTGDSVSLGLYAITTLAGLCGIALLKKRYN, from the coding sequence ATGAAGAGATTAAAGAGATTATTAGCGATGGTCGTAAGTTTCGCATTAGTAGCAACAACATATTGCACCCCATTATTTGCTGTTGATGCTCCAGATACTTATAGCTGTCAATTATATGGGGAAGTGACAGATGCGGGTGAGGTCGTATCAAAAATGGTAATTGACTATGGTGCTGCTAAAAAGGTTACAGGTGTAGGGTTAGATACATTTACTGTTCATGCTAAAGCATCAACAGAAGATATTCGTCAAGGTACACAAGATACTAGCTATGGTGATTATGATCTTGACCGTAAAATTGTTAAAGTAGAAGTTGAAGGACAATATGTAAACATCTATTTTAATCAAAGTGAAGGGGCCACTTTAGCTTATTTAAGTTCAGGTAGAAATTATCCGGCTGAATTAACTTATACGGTTACACAAAATAAGCCAGTTACTTTAACAGCTGCAGATGGTACAGTTATTAACGATTCATATACCGGTAATTATACTTGTGATAATACTGTAATAAATGCAGAAACTGCTAAATTTGAATCAGTTAAAGTAAAGGATGGAATTAATTATCAATATTATGATGCAGGTAGTGCAGATTCATTGATTGTTTGGTTCCATGGTAATGGTGAAGGTGATTATTTATCTTCTGGCAACAATGTTGCACAAATGTTAGCTAATCGTGGTACAGTTGCTTGGGCTACAGATGAGACTCAAAATATTTTTGGAGGGGCTCATGTTATGGCTTTCCAAGCACCAGATACTTGGTATTATGCACAAAATGATGGTTTATTAGAAAAAGCGTATAATGAAATTAATGAAGTAATCAAAGCTAAAAATATCGATCCTGATAAAGTGTTTGTTTCAGGATGTTCAGCTGGTGGTTATATGACAACAAGAATGTTGATTGCTTATCCAGATTTATTTGCTGCTGCAATGATCAACTGTCCTGCATTAGATGTAGCAGATGCTCGTGGTGGAGAAACTCCAACTGATGCAGAATTAGCAAGTATTAAAAATTCTGATACTGCAATTTGGTTAGTTCAAGGGAAAACAGATAGCAGTGTTAAACCAGAAGATTGCTCAATCCGTTTATTTAATGCTTTAACAGATGGACAAGAATTAATTACTTCAGAACATAAACAAGATTTAAATTCTGATTTTACAACTTCTGAAACTAAAGATGGAAAATATAAATTATCTTTATATGAAACAGTAGCAGTAACAGATCCTAGTACAGGAGCAAGTTCTAATAAATTAGAATTTGCAGAAGATTATGATCAAGATGGTGTAGCAACATTAGTTCAATATAGTGATCACTGGTCTTGGATCTATACATTAAATAACAATCCTAAAGATGCTAAAGGTGTTAGTATTATGAATTGGGCTGCTGAATATGGAAAAACAGCAGAACAACCAACACCTGCACCAGTACCAGAAACACCAGCTGATACACCTAAAACTTCAGTTAAGACTGGTGATAGTGTGAGCCTTGGATTATACGCAATAACTACATTAGCAGGACTTTGTGGAATTGCATTATTAAAAAAGAGATATAATTAA
- a CDS encoding YbaN family protein: MKYLYFMLGIIFTGIGMIGVVLPVLPTTPFLLVAMFFFTKSSSRAKVWFEGTKIYQNHLNDFVTKRAMTLKTKVMLLSFASTMLLIAFLMMDNIYGRITIVLLVIFKYYYFAFRIKTIKEVSND, from the coding sequence ATGAAATATCTATATTTTATGCTAGGAATAATATTTACAGGGATTGGAATGATTGGCGTAGTTTTACCAGTTTTACCAACAACTCCTTTTCTTTTAGTGGCAATGTTCTTTTTTACTAAAAGTTCTTCACGGGCTAAAGTCTGGTTTGAAGGGACAAAAATTTATCAAAATCATTTAAATGACTTTGTAACTAAAAGAGCTATGACATTGAAAACCAAAGTGATGTTGTTATCGTTTGCAAGTACGATGTTATTAATTGCATTTTTAATGATGGATAATATTTATGGAAGGATAACAATTGTTTTATTAGTAATATTTAAGTATTATTATTTTGCATTTCGAATTAAAACAATTAAAGAAGTGAGCAATGATTAA
- a CDS encoding amino acid ABC transporter ATP-binding/permease protein gives MQKRSNLKVVISLIALVKSMLLIMLGAIILGVIGYLAAIFLTVIAGEIMIKVIKHETFTSLLYLLIACGILRGFLRYGEQWCNHFIAFKLLAMIRDIVFAKLRKLAPAKLDGKDQGNLVAMITSDVELLEVFYAHTISPVMIALIVSIIMIIYIGYYHFALGLLASTAYLFIGVIIPLIVGKKSGNMGLNYRNDYGKYTSYVLESVHGLRIIDQFSRGNKRLKEIDKKSELLNEQNKELKDLEGQYRMIGDICVSLFSLAMFILGYYLYRQGSIEFNGVLISTIALMASFGPVLALSSLAHNLVITFASGNRVLDLLAEEPQVETVINGYQGNLGTIEINNLSFKYEAETILDKINLSIKPGEIIGIEGRSGSGKTTLLKLLMRFYDPTDGEILINGHDIKTWQSDSLAKLISYVTQDTYVFNDSIINNIKLGMETSDEAVIEACKKANLHEFIISLKDGYETMIGSLYQSLSGGQLQRLSLARAFLHDAPLILLDEPTSNLDSLNEALVLKSLSDNHQGKTIIMVSHRPSSLKICDRIIKIEQGRQS, from the coding sequence ATGCAAAAACGGAGTAATTTAAAAGTAGTAATCAGTTTGATTGCTTTAGTCAAATCAATGCTCTTAATCATGCTTGGAGCAATTATTTTAGGTGTTATTGGCTACTTGGCTGCTATTTTTCTAACGGTAATAGCAGGAGAAATCATGATTAAAGTAATTAAGCATGAGACTTTTACTAGTTTATTATATTTATTGATTGCTTGTGGAATATTAAGGGGCTTTCTACGTTATGGGGAACAATGGTGTAATCATTTTATCGCATTTAAATTATTAGCGATGATCCGAGATATTGTTTTTGCGAAACTTAGAAAATTAGCACCAGCAAAACTTGATGGTAAAGATCAAGGAAACTTGGTAGCCATGATTACTAGCGATGTAGAACTTTTAGAAGTGTTTTATGCACATACAATTTCCCCAGTGATGATTGCTTTAATTGTTTCGATTATTATGATTATCTATATTGGATATTATCATTTTGCTTTAGGTCTTTTAGCAAGCACTGCTTACCTATTTATTGGTGTAATTATTCCTTTAATTGTTGGTAAGAAGTCGGGAAATATGGGGTTAAATTATCGGAATGATTATGGTAAGTATACTAGTTATGTACTAGAGTCTGTCCATGGTCTAAGAATTATTGATCAATTTTCCCGTGGTAATAAACGCCTAAAAGAAATAGATAAAAAAAGTGAGTTATTAAATGAGCAAAATAAAGAATTAAAAGATCTTGAGGGTCAATATCGAATGATTGGAGATATTTGTGTTAGTTTATTTTCACTAGCAATGTTTATCTTAGGATATTATTTATATCGCCAAGGATCAATTGAATTTAATGGCGTTTTAATTAGTACGATTGCTTTAATGGCATCATTTGGACCAGTCTTGGCTTTATCTTCATTAGCACATAATCTAGTTATTACTTTTGCAAGTGGAAATCGTGTTCTTGACTTATTAGCTGAAGAACCTCAAGTTGAAACTGTAATCAATGGATATCAGGGGAATTTAGGAACGATTGAAATAAATAATTTATCATTCAAATATGAAGCTGAAACGATTTTAGATAAAATCAATTTAAGTATTAAACCTGGTGAAATCATTGGAATTGAAGGACGAAGTGGAAGTGGTAAAACAACGCTATTGAAATTATTGATGCGTTTCTATGATCCTACTGACGGAGAAATTCTGATTAATGGTCATGACATCAAAACATGGCAAAGTGATTCTTTAGCGAAATTAATTAGTTATGTTACCCAAGATACATATGTTTTTAATGATAGTATTATCAATAATATTAAATTAGGGATGGAAACTAGCGATGAGGCTGTGATTGAAGCTTGTAAGAAAGCCAATCTTCATGAATTTATTATTAGTTTAAAAGATGGTTATGAAACAATGATCGGGAGCCTTTATCAGTCTTTATCAGGGGGACAGCTGCAAAGATTATCTCTAGCTAGAGCTTTTTTACATGATGCACCATTGATTCTATTGGATGAACCAACTAGTAATCTTGATAGCTTAAATGAAGCTTTAGTATTAAAATCACTAAGTGATAATCATCAAGGGAAAACCATTATTATGGTTAGTCACCGACCTTCATCATTAAAAATCTGTGATCGAATTATTAAAATAGAACAGGGGAGACAGAGTTAA
- a CDS encoding IS3 family transposase, whose protein sequence is MFKQNKSRYGVCRVYRELLNCAYQINHKRVHHIMYNLGLFSKIVDNTIDRNFGTTDVS, encoded by the coding sequence ATATTCAAACAAAATAAAAGTCGTTATGGAGTGTGTAGGGTCTATCGAGAACTTCTTAACTGTGCTTACCAGATAAATCATAAACGTGTCCATCACATTATGTACAACTTAGGATTATTCAGTAAGATTGTTGACAATACCATAGATAGAAATTTTGGTACAACTGATGTTTCCTAG
- a CDS encoding IS3 family transposase, translating to MYYENEFKCFEEFAVVIDEYIDHYNNQRIQEKQNGYLL from the coding sequence ATGTATTATGAAAATGAATTTAAATGTTTTGAAGAATTTGCAGTTGTTATAGATGAATATATAGATCATTACAACAACCAAAGAATTCAAGAAAAACAAAACGGATATCTCCTGTAA